CTGGCGGCAGGTTCTCTTCTGCCTGGGCCTCTGGACCGTCTACCTGAGCGAGGGCACCCCCATCCACATCATGTCCGAGCTGTACCTCTTCAGCGTGCACATGGTCCAGCATACCCTGCTCACCATGGTCATGCCGCCGCTCATCCTGCTCGGCACCCCGGAGTGGGCCCTACGCCCTCTGCTCAGGCGGCCATGGGCGAAGCGCATCCTGCGGACACTGGTCCACCCCGTGCCGGCGCTGCTACTGTTCAACCTGATCTACTCCATCTGGCACCTGCCCGTGCTCTACCAGGCGATCCTGCTCTACCACTGGTTCCACGCCGTGCAGCACGCCATCCTGGTGGCCACGGCCCTGCTGATGTGGTGGCCGGTCTGCTCGCCCACCCGGGAGCTGCCACCCCTCTCCGAGCCGGGTCAGATGGTCTACGTCTTCCTGGCCGGGCTGGCCCAGATCGCCGCGTTTGCCGTCATCACCTTCGCCGACGTGGTGCTCTACCCGTTCTACGAGGAGGCGCCGCGCGTCTTCGGCATCGATCCCATGTCCGACCAGCAGCTGGCCGGCGTCGTCATGCACCTGGCCAGCGGCGTGATCTTCGTCTTCGCGTGGATCCTCATCTTCTTCCGCTGGGTCGCCCGGGAAGACCGGGATGCCACGCCCGGCCCCGCTGGCCCTGACCGGGCTACCGTCTGAACCGGCGGGACCCCCGGGAACCGCGACAATCGTATATACTCTTACAATATCGAAATATAATACACAGCAATGCGATCCTGGCCCCCAACATCCGGGGCTCCACCGGCTTCGGCCTCGACTACCAGAAGCGCATCCACCGGGACTGGAGCGGCGACGACCTGAAGGACATCGAGAGCTGCAATCGCTACCTCCGTTCCCTGGACTGGATCGACGCCAACCGCATCGGCGTCCTCGGCGGATCCTACGGCCGATTTGCCACCCTCTCCGCGGCCGCCCGCCTGCCTGACCTGTGGGCCTGCGCCTGCGACATCTGTGGCCCGTCCAATCTCATCACCATGCTGAAATCGGTGCCGCCTTTCTGGAGGCCGACCATCAAGGCGTCCATTGGGGACCCCGACGAAGACCGGGAGTTCCTGATCGAGCACTCACCCATCACCTACGTGCACCAGTTGAAGGTCCCGCTGATGGTGGTGCAGGGGGCCATGGATCCCCGGGTGCCAAGGCCGAGTCCGACCAGTTGGTGGAGCGGCTCCGCGCCCTGGGCCGGGAGGTGGAGTACCTGGTCTTCGAGGACGAGGGCCACGGCTTCACCAAGCGTGCGAACCTGTTGAAAGCCCTCTCCGCCATGGCCGAGTTCCTGATCCGCCACCTGGTGCGATAGCGCCGGGGCGCCGCGCCGGCGACGGGCGGCCGTCCTCCTCTTCCCGCCTGGCCCCTCGTACCTGGGTGCGACGGAAAATCGTACCCAAGGCCGATCGTACATATTGAACCATTCCGAAACCGCAGAGCGTCTTATGGGCAGGCTCCACGAAGGAGGTATGGCATCGATGAACGCACGCCCCCGGTACCGGTTCGAACAGTTCTTCGCGACCCGGCGGATCGTGGCGATGCAGCCGGCGCCCGACGGCGAGTCGGTTCTGTTCGTCAGCGACATCAGCGGCCAGTTCAACCTCTGGCGGGTCGCCAGCCAGGGGGGCTGGCCCCGGCAGCTCACCCTTTTCACCGAAGACTCGGTGCGCGAGGCGATCTTCAACAAGGACGGCTCCCGCATCGCCTTCCTGGCCGACCATCACGGGGACGAGCAGTTCCAGGTCTACCTGATGGATGCGGTGGGCGGCTGGCCCGAGCGGATCACCGACCGGCCGGACGTCCAGTACAGCCTGGGCGGGTTCTCTCCCTGCGGCCGGTACCTGGCCTTCGCGGGCAACGCGGCCAACCCGCAGGACGTAGACATCTACATCTACGACCTGGAGACGAAGGAGACCCGGCAGCTCACCCCCGGCGGGGGGCTCCGGTACGCCTTCTCCTTCTCGCCGGACGGCTCCCGGATTCTGGCGGTCCAGTTCTACGGCAACACCAACCAGGACCTCCTGCTGGTCGACGTGGCCACCGGCGAGATCCGCAACCTCACCGCGCACGAGGGGCGGGAGGTCAAGTTCTTCCCCGGTCCCTGGCTGAAGGACGGGTCCGGCTTCTACTTCGCCACCAACGATGGGCGGGAGTTCCAGGCCATCGGCTTCTACAGCCTCGCCGAGGACCGATGGTCCTACGTGCTCACGGCCGATTGGGACATCGAGGGCGTGGCCCTCAGCGCCGACCAGCGGCTCATGGCCTACGTGGTCAACGAGGCCGGCCGGTCCGTGGTGCGCGTGATCGAGCGGGAGAGCGGCCGCCCCGTCGACCTGCCGGCCCTGCCGTCCGGGGTCATCCTGGACGTGCAGTTCGCCGGGCGGGACACCCGCAACCGGCTCTTCCTCCAGATGGCCACCTACAAGGAGGCCGCCACCATCTACCTGCTGGACATCGACGCGGGGACCCTCACCCGCATCACCGAGTCCATGCTGGGCAACATCCCTGAGGAGGTCTTCGTGGCCCCCGAGCTGGTCTACATCGACG
The nucleotide sequence above comes from Symbiobacterium thermophilum IAM 14863. Encoded proteins:
- a CDS encoding S9 family peptidase, whose amino-acid sequence is MNARPRYRFEQFFATRRIVAMQPAPDGESVLFVSDISGQFNLWRVASQGGWPRQLTLFTEDSVREAIFNKDGSRIAFLADHHGDEQFQVYLMDAVGGWPERITDRPDVQYSLGGFSPCGRYLAFAGNAANPQDVDIYIYDLETKETRQLTPGGGLRYAFSFSPDGSRILAVQFYGNTNQDLLLVDVATGEIRNLTAHEGREVKFFPGPWLKDGSGFYFATNDGREFQAIGFYSLAEDRWSYVLTADWDIEGVALSADQRLMAYVVNEAGRSVVRVIERESGRPVDLPALPSGVILDVQFAGRDTRNRLFLQMATYKEAATIYLLDIDAGTLTRITESMLGNIPEEVFVAPELVYIDAFDGLRIPAWLYRPHGIQPGQKVPALLSIHGGPEAQERPGYNYGGFYQYLLSRGVAVLAPNIRGSTGFGIDYQKRIHRDWGGAELKDIEACNRYLRSLDWIDGDRIGVWGGSFGGFATLSAATRLPDLWACACDFCGPANLITFVNSVPPHWKPMMKAWVGDAEEDREFLIERSPITYVDQIKVPLMVVQGAMDPRVVKAESDQMVERLRSLGREVEYLVFEDEGHGFTKRTNQLKGYGAMADFLLRHLVKEGA
- a CDS encoding cytochrome c oxidase assembly protein; translation: MTADLWAHRFEDLWYPDLLAWTVLLNAAYLLLVNLWRRAFNWGPPVPVWRQVLFCLGLWTVYLSEGTPIHIMSELYLFSVHMVQHTLLTMVMPPLILLGTPEWALRPLLRRPWAKRILRTLVHPVPALLLFNLIYSIWHLPVLYQAILLYHWFHAVQHAILVATALLMWWPVCSPTRELPPLSEPGQMVYVFLAGLAQIAAFAVITFADVVLYPFYEEAPRVFGIDPMSDQQLAGVVMHLASGVIFVFAWILIFFRWVAREDRDATPGPAGPDRATV